The nucleotide sequence GCCTCGGTTCCGGCCGATTTCGGCGTACCATTCGCGGTCATGCTGTCCCTCTCTGGCGCGGAGCTGCCGCATTGTGGAGCAGAGCCGTTAAAACTCCTCCTTGTCATCCAAACGTCATGCCGTTTTCTAAATTCCCCTTGAACCGCAAATGGTTTAAGACGCGAAAGTATTAACCTTGAAGGATGGGTTTCGATGCGAATTGCGATGATCGGCACGGGCTATGTGGGTCTGGTGTCCGGTGCCTGCTTCGCCGATTTCGGTCACCAGGTGACCTGCGTGGACAAGGACGAGAGCAAGATCGCCGCGCTGCATCGCGGAGAAATTCCGATCTTCGAACCCGGCCTGGACGCGCTGGTCGCCACCAATGTGAAGGCCAAGCGGCTCGACTTCACGACCGATCTCAAGCAGCCCGTGGCGGACGCCGACGCTGTCTTCATCGCCGTCGGAACGCCGTCGCGTCGCGGTGACGGGCACGCCGACCTCACTTACGTCTATGCCGCCGCGCGCGAGATCGCAGCCTCGCTCACCGGGTTTACCGTCGTCGTCACCAAGTCGACCGTGCCGGTCGGCACCGGGGACGAGGTCGAGCGCATCATCCGCGAGACCAATCCGCAGGCCGATGTCGTCGTCGCTTCGAACCCCGAATTCCTGCGCGAGGGCGCCGCGATCCGCGACTTCAAATGGCCCGACCGCATCGTCGTCGGCACCGATGATGAGCGCGGCCGCAGGGTGCTCGGCGATATTTATCGTCCGTTGTCCTTGAACCAGGCGCCGGTCATGTACACGGCGCGGCGCACGGCCGAGCTGATCAAGTACGCGGCGAATGCGTTCCTCGCCACCAAGATCACCTTCATCAACGAAGTCGCCGACCTCGCCGAGAAGGTCGGCGCCGACGTCCAGGAAGTGGCGCGCGGCATCGGCCTCGACAACCGCATCGGCGCGAAATTCCTGCATGCCGGTCCCGGCTTCGGCGGCTCGTGCTTTCCGAAGGATACGCGGGCGCTGATCAAGATCGCGCAGGACTACGACACGCAGTTGCGCATCGTCGAATCGGTGCTGGCGGTGAACGACAACCGCAAGCGCGCGATGGCGCGCAAGGT is from Bradyrhizobium sp. ORS 285 and encodes:
- a CDS encoding UDP-glucose/GDP-mannose dehydrogenase family protein gives rise to the protein MRIAMIGTGYVGLVSGACFADFGHQVTCVDKDESKIAALHRGEIPIFEPGLDALVATNVKAKRLDFTTDLKQPVADADAVFIAVGTPSRRGDGHADLTYVYAAAREIAASLTGFTVVVTKSTVPVGTGDEVERIIRETNPQADVVVASNPEFLREGAAIRDFKWPDRIVVGTDDERGRRVLGDIYRPLSLNQAPVMYTARRTAELIKYAANAFLATKITFINEVADLAEKVGADVQEVARGIGLDNRIGAKFLHAGPGFGGSCFPKDTRALIKIAQDYDTQLRIVESVLAVNDNRKRAMARKVAHAVGGNLRGKTVAVLGLTFKPETDDMREAPSIPLVTGLLDMGAKVRAHDPVGIEQAKKELPEIAYYDDPYDCATGADAIVLVTEWVQYRAMDLDRLKQVMASPVVVDLRNVYRPDEMAAHGFVYESVGRPSVKAE